A stretch of Candidatus Zixiibacteriota bacterium DNA encodes these proteins:
- a CDS encoding 4-hydroxyphenylacetate 3-hydroxylase — protein sequence MAIRTYDEYLASLKRMRPNIYKFDELIEDVTTHPATRRTVEGHGQIYKLSADPANHDTFLTASHLTGEPVSRYLSLIQSPEDMWANSRLKRTMFQKTGTCTGGRCVGWTATNAMYAVTYDVDQAHGTDYHRRLKEWLLDAQKRDITISGALTDPKGDRAKAPSEQDDPDMFLRIVERRPDGIVVRGAKVMICGIAAANEIFVLPGSGYKEEDKDYAVSFVIPRDIPNLTIVETRHPSDDREYQEGFDAPVDEGGITQAYLFFEDVFIPNERVFMAGECKFAQNAVLNFICNYRAAIGGCVAGQGDVKIGAALLTARANGLNSKVFKDKVIQMQINNETTFGMGIAAAAMGKRHPSGAWFSDQLLSNVNKVLVATLPYETSRIAQDIAGGIAETGCIPSYKDFKSTKYGHLIAKYMRARASAESRMKAARLVEWATIGAGVPGCMHGGGSPDGAKLMIRSLGKIDEKVDLAKRLAGITEDLPEPGGK from the coding sequence ATGGCGATCAGAACCTACGATGAATACCTCGCATCGCTCAAGCGGATGCGACCAAACATCTACAAATTCGATGAGTTGATCGAGGATGTCACCACCCATCCCGCGACCCGCCGCACCGTCGAAGGACACGGACAAATCTACAAGCTCTCCGCCGATCCAGCCAATCACGACACCTTTCTCACCGCATCACATCTGACCGGCGAACCGGTCTCGCGCTACCTGTCGTTGATCCAATCCCCGGAAGACATGTGGGCCAACAGCCGGCTGAAACGGACGATGTTCCAGAAGACCGGCACCTGCACCGGCGGCCGTTGCGTCGGGTGGACGGCGACGAATGCCATGTACGCCGTCACCTACGATGTTGATCAGGCGCATGGGACCGACTACCACCGCCGTCTGAAGGAATGGCTCCTGGACGCGCAGAAGCGCGATATCACGATCTCCGGCGCTCTGACCGATCCCAAGGGCGACCGCGCCAAAGCGCCCTCCGAGCAGGATGACCCCGACATGTTCCTGCGCATCGTCGAGCGCCGTCCTGACGGCATCGTCGTGCGCGGTGCCAAGGTCATGATTTGCGGCATCGCGGCCGCCAATGAAATCTTCGTGCTGCCCGGTTCCGGTTACAAAGAGGAAGACAAAGACTATGCCGTCTCCTTCGTCATCCCGCGCGATATTCCGAATCTCACCATCGTTGAGACGCGCCATCCCAGCGATGACCGCGAATACCAGGAAGGCTTCGACGCGCCGGTCGATGAAGGCGGTATCACGCAGGCGTATCTGTTCTTCGAGGACGTCTTCATTCCCAATGAGCGCGTGTTCATGGCGGGCGAGTGCAAGTTCGCGCAAAACGCGGTGCTCAATTTCATCTGCAATTATCGCGCGGCGATCGGCGGCTGCGTTGCCGGTCAGGGCGATGTCAAGATCGGCGCGGCGCTGCTGACTGCGCGCGCCAACGGGCTCAATTCCAAGGTCTTCAAGGACAAAGTGATTCAAATGCAGATCAACAACGAGACCACCTTCGGCATGGGTATTGCCGCCGCAGCGATGGGTAAGCGCCATCCCTCCGGCGCATGGTTCTCGGACCAACTACTGTCGAACGTCAACAAAGTCCTCGTGGCGACGCTCCCCTACGAGACCTCGCGCATCGCGCAGGATATCGCCGGCGGTATTGCCGAGACCGGCTGCATTCCATCGTACAAGGACTTCAAATCGACGAAGTACGGTCACCTGATTGCCAAGTATATGCGCGCGCGCGCCTCGGCGGAGTCGCGCATGAAAGCCGCCCGTCTGGTCGAGTGGGCCACGATCGGCGCCGGCGTACCGGGCTGCATGCACGGCGGCGGCTCGCCGGACGGCGCCAAACTAATGATCCGTTCGCTTGGCAAGATTGACGAAAAAGTCGACCTCGCCAAACGTCTGGCGGGCATCACCGAAGACCTGCCCGAACCCGGCGGGAAATAG
- a CDS encoding 4a-hydroxytetrahydrobiopterin dehydratase, with product MPGRKKLTAEEVRALLPTAPGWGYIDGRLRSQFQTLNFANGVTLVNQVASIADELNHHPDILLTYPRVVIDIYTHDIEGVTEMDFELARRITGLLA from the coding sequence ATGCCAGGTCGAAAAAAGTTGACCGCTGAGGAAGTCCGGGCGCTGTTGCCGACGGCGCCGGGCTGGGGTTATATCGACGGACGATTGCGCTCACAATTTCAGACGCTCAATTTTGCCAACGGCGTAACGCTCGTAAATCAGGTCGCGAGCATCGCCGACGAGTTGAATCATCACCCCGATATTCTGCTGACTTATCCGCGCGTTGTGATTGATATCTACACGCACGACATCGAAGGGGTGACCGAGATGGACTTCGAGTTGGCGCGGCGGATTACGGGGCTGTTGGCGTGA